In Maridesulfovibrio sp., the following proteins share a genomic window:
- a CDS encoding PAS domain S-box protein, whose product MLRFVSFGLLILLPGCTEVFADGWLSAELTELGSGNLDRILVIGAGIIISVLLVFIGFLYLNIDKRKRVEAELQRERDLMGSIMETSPMGILVMDEDGKIIFANDQAARVHGVAREEIIGKQHNDPVWKIASHDGTPFPEERLAFNRVMKIRNAVLDIRHAIHWMDGRKVLLSINASPIFSDEGNIQKVVATVEDITTRKKVEEALKESAYRFRSLVKTAESVIILLSPEKKILEFNRMAEQLFGRTRHEVLGRDYYELFVPERLWADHNRQFATVLSGNPLRLQESYVLARGGTERIIQWSLSRLLDAKGGALGVLAVGQDVTERKRSEAELCEAKDAAEEASRAKSEFLANMSHEIRTPISAIIGMSEMTLTTDLTDEQQGYLETVKKAAESLLHIINDILDISKIEARKMELRPEDFNLFEMLEKQLSVLKVQAEEKGIELRANVSDNVSRCYHGDEYRLGQIIINLVGNAIKFTAKGYVEVSVDHVGSFDEGAILEFRVKDTGIGISEDKAEKLFESFVQLNAGYSKRHPGSGLGLAISRQLVEMMGGQITFTSKEGWGTEFKFTVKLKSSEGECLETPVTILEAPEPDNKVPARILLAEDNATNQLYIAHFLNEQGYEVETAENGLEALNLLNSEVSFDVILMDVQMPEMDGLEATRRIREQGNDIPIIALTAYAMEGDREKFLNSGMDAYSSKPVKINELVKIIERLVPHKS is encoded by the coding sequence ATGCTGCGTTTCGTATCGTTTGGACTGCTGATTCTTCTGCCGGGATGTACTGAAGTCTTTGCTGATGGCTGGCTTTCAGCTGAATTGACTGAGCTGGGCTCTGGCAATCTGGACAGAATCCTCGTTATCGGAGCGGGCATTATAATCAGTGTCTTATTGGTTTTTATCGGCTTTCTTTATCTGAACATAGATAAAAGAAAACGGGTAGAAGCGGAGCTGCAGCGCGAACGTGACCTTATGGGCAGCATTATGGAAACAAGTCCCATGGGCATTCTGGTTATGGACGAAGACGGCAAAATTATTTTTGCCAATGACCAGGCCGCAAGAGTTCACGGAGTCGCCCGCGAGGAAATAATAGGCAAACAGCATAACGACCCGGTTTGGAAAATAGCATCTCATGACGGTACCCCATTCCCGGAGGAGCGGTTGGCTTTTAACCGGGTCATGAAAATTCGTAATGCAGTGTTGGACATCAGGCACGCGATCCATTGGATGGACGGTCGCAAGGTGCTTCTGTCCATTAACGCATCCCCGATTTTTTCAGACGAGGGTAATATCCAAAAGGTTGTGGCGACTGTCGAGGATATCACTACCAGAAAGAAAGTTGAGGAAGCCCTCAAAGAAAGCGCATACCGCTTCCGTTCTCTTGTGAAGACAGCGGAAAGCGTGATCATTCTGCTTTCGCCGGAAAAAAAGATTCTCGAGTTCAACCGTATGGCGGAACAGCTTTTCGGACGGACCAGACATGAGGTTCTTGGCCGTGATTATTACGAGTTGTTTGTCCCGGAGAGGCTTTGGGCGGATCATAACCGGCAGTTCGCCACCGTACTTTCCGGCAATCCTTTACGCTTGCAGGAGAGTTACGTCCTAGCGCGCGGCGGAACCGAGCGTATTATCCAATGGTCTCTTTCCCGGTTGCTGGATGCCAAAGGCGGAGCCTTGGGCGTGCTTGCTGTCGGACAGGATGTCACCGAGCGTAAGCGAAGTGAGGCGGAGCTTTGCGAAGCAAAAGACGCTGCCGAAGAAGCCAGCCGGGCAAAAAGTGAATTTCTTGCCAATATGAGCCACGAGATTAGAACACCGATCAGTGCTATTATCGGTATGAGCGAGATGACTTTGACTACCGATCTGACAGATGAACAGCAGGGCTATCTGGAAACCGTTAAGAAAGCCGCAGAATCGTTGCTGCATATTATCAACGATATTCTGGATATTTCTAAAATTGAGGCCCGCAAAATGGAGTTGCGCCCGGAGGATTTCAACCTTTTTGAAATGCTTGAAAAGCAGCTCTCCGTGCTCAAGGTTCAGGCCGAAGAAAAAGGCATAGAATTGCGGGCCAATGTTAGTGATAATGTTTCACGTTGCTATCACGGTGACGAATATCGACTGGGCCAGATCATCATAAACCTTGTAGGTAATGCCATTAAATTTACAGCCAAGGGGTATGTTGAAGTGTCTGTCGATCACGTCGGCAGCTTTGACGAAGGTGCAATTCTTGAATTCAGAGTAAAGGATACCGGAATAGGAATTTCCGAGGACAAGGCCGAAAAACTTTTTGAGAGCTTTGTTCAGCTCAATGCCGGTTATTCCAAGCGGCACCCGGGCAGCGGGCTAGGTTTGGCTATTTCACGTCAACTGGTTGAAATGATGGGTGGTCAGATTACTTTTACAAGCAAAGAGGGGTGGGGGACAGAATTCAAATTTACCGTTAAACTCAAATCTAGTGAAGGAGAATGTTTGGAAACCCCGGTTACTATTCTGGAAGCCCCAGAACCTGATAATAAAGTTCCGGCCCGCATTCTGCTGGCCGAGGACAATGCCACCAACCAGCTTTACATTGCTCATTTCCTTAATGAACAGGGGTATGAGGTCGAGACAGCTGAAAATGGTTTGGAGGCCTTGAATCTGCTTAACAGTGAAGTCTCTTTCGACGTAATTCTCATGGATGTCCAGATGCCGGAAATGGATGGTCTGGAAGCGACCAGGAGGATCAGGGAACAGGGAAATGATATCCCCATCATTGCCCTGACAGCTTACGCAATGGAAGGGGACCGAGAGAAATTCCTTAACAGCGGAATGGATGCTTATTCATCAAAACCGGTTAAGATTAATGAACTGGTAAAGATAATTGAAAGACTTGTTCCCCATAAATCATAA
- a CDS encoding DUF1786 domain-containing protein, producing MNNTILSLDIGSGTQDVLYYMKGVEIENCFKFVLPSPARVVGARIAELTVQGRDIYLSGRNMGGGFGRAVYPHMEAGHRVYSHPRAALALGDDLKRLEQNGIILTEDQPENSVEVPLADFDPEWWKDFFAAAGLDYPEYITASVQDHGYHPGKSNRIGRFNLWKHLLLENDGRPESLVFETVPDEFTRMAELQDSIGGGAVSDTGAAAVLGALFVDEIMEHSHREGVCLINVGNSHTVSFLLFKGAVYGVYEHHTGNMTPEKLWEDSQRFRQGRISFQDVFDDWGHGCLTLDLPHEAKGFAPTYVLGPRRGLMANFPVEFPAPGGDMMLAGCFGLIKGMEMKGIL from the coding sequence TTGAACAATACTATTTTGAGTCTGGATATCGGCAGTGGAACTCAGGATGTTCTTTATTATATGAAGGGAGTGGAGATTGAGAACTGTTTCAAATTTGTTTTACCGTCACCGGCTCGTGTGGTTGGGGCCAGAATTGCGGAACTGACTGTGCAGGGGCGCGATATTTATCTTTCCGGCAGGAATATGGGCGGAGGTTTCGGGCGTGCGGTTTATCCGCACATGGAAGCTGGACATAGAGTCTACTCTCATCCGCGTGCTGCTTTAGCTCTCGGCGACGATCTGAAGCGTCTGGAACAGAACGGAATAATTCTTACCGAGGATCAGCCGGAAAATAGTGTTGAAGTTCCGCTTGCTGATTTTGATCCTGAATGGTGGAAAGATTTTTTTGCTGCGGCAGGTCTTGATTATCCAGAATACATAACAGCTTCCGTTCAGGATCACGGTTATCATCCGGGCAAAAGTAACAGGATCGGACGGTTTAATCTCTGGAAGCATTTGCTGCTTGAAAATGATGGCCGGCCCGAAAGCCTTGTTTTTGAAACCGTGCCTGATGAGTTCACCCGTATGGCGGAGTTGCAGGATAGCATTGGCGGTGGAGCAGTTAGCGATACCGGAGCTGCCGCGGTGCTGGGTGCGCTTTTTGTGGACGAGATTATGGAACACAGCCACCGGGAAGGAGTCTGTTTGATCAACGTGGGCAACAGCCACACTGTTTCTTTTCTGCTTTTCAAGGGGGCGGTCTATGGAGTTTATGAACACCATACCGGTAATATGACTCCCGAGAAGCTCTGGGAAGACTCCCAGCGTTTTAGACAGGGCAGAATCAGTTTTCAGGACGTTTTCGATGATTGGGGGCACGGCTGCCTGACCCTTGATCTTCCGCATGAAGCGAAAGGTTTTGCCCCGACTTATGTGCTTGGCCCCCGCAGGGGATTGATGGCTAATTTTCCTGTTGAATTCCCTGCGCCGGGAGGAGATATGATGTTGGCCGGGTGTTTTGGCCTCATTAAGGGGATGGAGATGAAGGGGATTTTGTAG
- a CDS encoding alpha/beta fold hydrolase: protein MIKIILAVALLLMLLPLPLFLFAAFSNLGEIRNRGIRRSAVELARASVSAGISLILAIFTRPFTFLCNLPLFKKNGDSIPILMIHGLYHNKAAWLLMRYRLNLAGFSNLHTWQYNSFTTSYPELVLELRNVIAKLHKETGQKIILTGHSLGGLISCGAANAPETEKLCAGIITLGTPYKGSNLAAIAIGRLGRSLHPQGVLFNGENKIKYPPNIPKTAIISPTDEMVLPWSNLEPCSGTWDILRCRAMGHVAMLYSGETSAMVARAIYRIKNA from the coding sequence ATGATCAAAATTATTCTTGCCGTTGCCTTGTTGCTGATGTTGCTGCCCCTGCCTTTATTTCTATTCGCCGCCTTTTCCAACCTCGGAGAAATACGCAACAGGGGCATAAGACGGTCTGCCGTGGAACTTGCACGAGCTTCTGTCTCAGCCGGGATTAGTCTTATTCTTGCCATCTTCACAAGGCCATTCACTTTTCTCTGCAACCTGCCATTGTTCAAAAAAAACGGCGACAGCATCCCCATACTCATGATCCACGGCTTGTACCACAACAAAGCCGCATGGCTGTTAATGCGCTACCGCCTGAATCTTGCCGGGTTCAGTAATCTGCACACATGGCAATACAACAGTTTCACTACATCCTATCCTGAACTTGTTCTGGAACTTCGGAATGTAATTGCAAAACTGCACAAAGAAACAGGACAAAAAATAATTCTTACCGGGCACAGTCTAGGTGGCCTGATTTCCTGCGGAGCTGCCAATGCCCCTGAAACGGAAAAGCTTTGCGCCGGGATAATAACTCTTGGGACACCTTACAAGGGCAGCAACCTTGCCGCCATCGCCATTGGCAGGCTTGGGCGCAGCCTACACCCGCAAGGCGTTCTCTTCAATGGAGAAAATAAGATAAAGTATCCGCCAAACATTCCCAAGACGGCAATAATTTCACCAACGGATGAAATGGTACTGCCATGGAGTAACCTCGAACCATGCTCCGGCACATGGGACATTCTCCGCTGCCGTGCCATGGGACATGTCGCCATGCTTTACAGCGGTGAAACAAGCGCGATGGTTGCCCGGGCAATATACAGAATAAAAAATGCATAA
- a CDS encoding HEAT repeat domain-containing protein, whose protein sequence is MSILTGFRDKSFLDKISVLNEVATEKDPSELEGVLDLFQNPIGDTSVDYMVVTALNGILSVDEQKTVALLGQGDRKLRTLCIRVCGEFRFKSAVPALMKMAEGTDDTDLLFEVLTSLSKIGSPEALDLFRTQINNDDDLVVVMAIGMLGEFKDEKSIPDLKKFVEQNNEDGNYEVCALTTWKAVECLADIGSDEALDFIVANLHHRNPTVRRVVTDSLTNLGGAAVPYLAKVINPDSDKDDLILAANVLGFIGDKDGLDVLMDAIEKQYSSDSSVKYAIYEAIGRIGTLKAVISLIDGLEDDDELIHVAVLSGLDGLVNAGVIKKLVEIISGGGSKAGKILRAIVTSKAVNIFQGLYGEEKIGRFLMNAVAASKDSEVHEAFRSKLAEIGGEEAEADIARLPEAVDVGGKRALAVDDSKSMLALYRSILTNAGYEPTVAENGQEAYAHIALNEEFDVIVTDMNMPVMDGMEFVSKLRQTDGYADIPVIMVTTESEYSQQELARKTGVNDFITKPFTADQLKAKIAEYVS, encoded by the coding sequence ATGTCTATATTAACCGGATTCAGGGATAAATCTTTCTTGGACAAAATCAGTGTCCTTAATGAAGTCGCTACAGAAAAAGATCCTTCAGAGCTGGAAGGAGTGCTTGATCTTTTCCAGAACCCCATAGGGGATACCTCTGTTGATTATATGGTAGTAACAGCCCTAAACGGCATACTTTCAGTTGACGAGCAAAAGACTGTTGCTCTTCTCGGTCAGGGTGACAGAAAGCTGCGTACCCTGTGCATCAGGGTTTGCGGTGAATTTCGTTTCAAAAGTGCTGTCCCTGCGCTGATGAAAATGGCCGAGGGCACGGATGATACCGATCTTCTTTTTGAAGTTCTGACCTCATTGTCCAAGATCGGAAGTCCTGAAGCACTGGATCTGTTCCGTACTCAGATTAACAATGATGATGATCTTGTGGTGGTCATGGCTATTGGAATGCTTGGTGAATTCAAAGACGAGAAGTCTATTCCGGACCTCAAGAAATTTGTTGAGCAGAACAACGAAGACGGCAACTACGAAGTTTGTGCTTTGACAACCTGGAAAGCGGTTGAGTGTCTTGCCGATATCGGTTCAGATGAAGCACTGGACTTCATTGTCGCTAACCTGCATCACCGTAACCCGACTGTGCGCCGGGTGGTGACAGATTCTCTGACCAATCTCGGAGGAGCGGCAGTTCCTTATCTTGCTAAAGTTATTAACCCTGATTCCGACAAGGATGACCTGATTCTCGCTGCGAACGTCCTTGGTTTTATCGGCGATAAGGATGGTCTGGATGTGCTCATGGATGCTATTGAAAAACAGTATTCATCAGATTCCAGTGTAAAATATGCAATTTACGAAGCGATTGGTAGAATCGGAACTCTCAAAGCTGTGATCAGTCTTATTGACGGACTTGAGGATGATGATGAATTGATTCACGTGGCAGTCTTGAGCGGGCTGGACGGGCTGGTAAACGCCGGCGTGATCAAAAAACTGGTCGAAATTATCAGTGGCGGCGGAAGTAAAGCCGGTAAGATCTTACGCGCAATTGTCACCTCCAAGGCCGTGAATATTTTTCAGGGTCTTTACGGAGAAGAAAAGATCGGCCGTTTCCTGATGAATGCTGTTGCCGCCTCTAAGGATTCCGAGGTCCATGAAGCTTTCCGGTCCAAGCTTGCGGAGATTGGCGGCGAAGAAGCCGAAGCCGATATAGCAAGACTCCCTGAAGCTGTTGATGTTGGCGGCAAGAGAGCTCTGGCTGTTGATGACTCCAAATCAATGCTAGCCCTGTACCGCAGTATTCTGACCAATGCGGGTTATGAACCCACCGTGGCGGAAAACGGACAGGAAGCATATGCTCATATCGCACTCAATGAAGAGTTTGATGTAATTGTTACCGATATGAACATGCCGGTGATGGATGGGATGGAATTCGTCTCCAAACTCCGTCAGACTGATGGCTATGCTGACATTCCGGTTATCATGGTCACTACCGAGTCTGAATATTCGCAGCAGGAGCTGGCCCGTAAAACCGGGGTAAACGATTTTATCACCAAACCATTCACGGCCGATCAGCTTAAAGCCAAAATTGCTGAGTATGTATCTTAG
- a CDS encoding chemotaxis protein CheX, with protein MNVELAKPFIKAAVDVLSMMAMITPKPGKPYVKKTKTAVGDVTGLVGITGDMNGTISITFTKNCAVTIVKNMLGDDIQDILQDVQDAVGEITNMVSGQARAGLAEQGLQFSGATPSVIMGDNHTITHIATTPIMAIPFTTDAGEFTIEFCFE; from the coding sequence ATGAATGTTGAGCTTGCCAAACCGTTTATCAAGGCTGCTGTTGATGTTCTGTCAATGATGGCAATGATTACCCCTAAACCCGGAAAGCCATATGTGAAGAAGACCAAGACCGCAGTCGGCGACGTTACCGGTCTGGTTGGCATTACCGGTGATATGAATGGGACGATTTCAATCACTTTTACTAAGAACTGCGCGGTGACAATTGTTAAAAATATGTTGGGCGATGATATCCAGGATATTTTGCAGGACGTGCAGGATGCAGTAGGCGAGATCACAAACATGGTTTCCGGACAGGCCAGAGCAGGCCTTGCCGAGCAGGGGCTACAATTTTCCGGGGCCACTCCTTCAGTGATTATGGGGGATAACCACACTATTACCCATATTGCGACCACTCCCATCATGGCCATCCCATTTACTACCGATGCCGGGGAGTTCACCATCGAATTCTGTTTTGAATAA
- a CDS encoding nucleoside transporter C-terminal domain-containing protein codes for MIQSLSGILGLIFIAWVFSENKKATSIKNIVYGLLLQFAVALLMLKVPFFSDMVMYLNHAVNALQNATQAGTSFVFGYLGGAQLPFTENSPGASWTLAFRALPLILVVSALSSLLFYWKIIPVVVRAFSLALQKTMDIGGALGLGVASNIFVGMVEAPIIIAPYVTKMSRSELMTLMISGMATISGTVLVLYASILNPVLPGAVGHILTASIISAPAAILISRVMVPEQKGYNGEDGLTVKSSASSSMDAIVKGTSDGVHLLINVVAMLLVLVALVSLTNQVLSYLPDLGGEQLTLQRILGFVMWPVVWLMGIPASEAYTASSLMGTKTILNEFLAYLQLAGLPDGTLSPRSIIIMTYAMCGFANLGSLGILIGGLVSIAPSRKNEIVGLGTKSVIGGTLATCMTGAVVGLLY; via the coding sequence ATGATTCAAAGCCTTTCCGGGATTCTGGGATTAATATTTATCGCTTGGGTTTTCAGTGAAAATAAAAAAGCGACAAGCATTAAAAATATAGTCTATGGACTTTTACTGCAGTTCGCAGTTGCTTTGCTGATGCTGAAAGTACCATTTTTCAGCGATATGGTCATGTATTTGAACCACGCAGTGAACGCATTGCAGAATGCGACACAGGCCGGAACAAGTTTTGTCTTCGGCTATCTGGGCGGAGCTCAGCTCCCGTTCACCGAAAACTCGCCGGGAGCAAGCTGGACTCTGGCCTTTCGCGCTTTACCGCTTATCCTTGTGGTTAGTGCTTTATCCTCCCTGCTCTTCTATTGGAAAATAATTCCGGTAGTCGTCCGCGCTTTTTCGCTTGCACTGCAAAAAACAATGGATATCGGCGGCGCGCTGGGGCTTGGTGTGGCCTCCAACATTTTCGTGGGAATGGTCGAAGCACCGATCATAATTGCACCATACGTGACAAAGATGAGCCGCAGTGAGCTGATGACCCTGATGATCAGCGGCATGGCGACCATCTCCGGTACAGTTCTGGTTCTTTATGCTTCGATTCTCAATCCGGTCCTTCCCGGAGCTGTCGGGCATATCCTTACCGCATCCATAATCAGTGCCCCGGCTGCAATCCTTATCTCACGGGTTATGGTGCCGGAGCAGAAAGGGTACAATGGCGAAGACGGGCTGACTGTTAAAAGCAGTGCTTCCAGCTCAATGGACGCGATTGTCAAAGGTACTTCCGACGGAGTTCACCTGCTTATCAATGTTGTAGCCATGCTGCTTGTTCTTGTTGCGCTGGTTTCCCTGACTAATCAGGTTCTATCCTACCTGCCGGATTTGGGCGGCGAACAACTGACCCTGCAACGCATCCTTGGATTTGTCATGTGGCCCGTGGTCTGGCTGATGGGCATCCCGGCCAGCGAGGCTTATACCGCATCGTCACTTATGGGTACCAAAACCATTCTCAATGAATTTCTTGCATATCTGCAATTGGCCGGGTTGCCTGATGGAACGCTTTCTCCGCGCTCGATCATTATCATGACCTATGCCATGTGCGGATTCGCGAACCTTGGCAGCCTTGGTATTTTAATCGGCGGCCTGGTCAGTATTGCCCCTTCACGCAAAAATGAGATTGTAGGCCTGGGTACAAAATCCGTTATCGGCGGAACTCTTGCTACCTGTATGACCGGCGCTGTGGTAGGGTTACTATACTAA
- a CDS encoding chloride channel protein — protein sequence MFKSGNEISPAELKNFLHKRAPSRNAALILAAATIGICSALAAVCLNKALEFLTILRENNSTQWWIFLLPALGAAIAVILSHKVFRESGGHGVGEVIAKVGLKQGILRPIKIISSPLTSLLTIASGGSAGPEAPVVVSGSAMGSNLSRICKMSGQSRMTLIGCGAAGSISAIFNAPVTGMIFAVEIILGEWTPYHLIPIAISSVVATQTSRILEGNVIPFSDEFAPMGIADLGNSILLALFTALVSVFFVRSIRHVGSICSSFTNKPWVKAAAGGLAVGIIGFFHPLALGEGYTSIKMAIHGTLPAGVAVIALMVLLRIATTSLTLGSGGLGGIFAPCLVIGSLFGALYYRIISLLIPQHMITGEGSYALLGMAGVVSGVMQAPLTSVFLVLEITHGYQGVMHVMAVTFLSSMLTHAFEPSSFYFKDLVEKGQLLRPKTDAKILADIDTDELVHQNLTHASPQMTVSEFLRVLSNTSQTHVPIINDETNEFLGMVDVISARSAILDPEQQQSNISEVAIDRNAPPVELGLGAAEILEIMNRSGKSTLPVIKAGIFAGFISKEDILAAYRGELKSYSSRDNFF from the coding sequence ATGTTCAAGTCAGGTAACGAAATAAGCCCGGCAGAATTAAAAAATTTTCTGCACAAAAGGGCGCCATCCCGCAATGCAGCATTAATTCTGGCCGCGGCCACAATAGGCATATGCTCAGCTCTTGCCGCTGTCTGCCTCAATAAGGCACTTGAATTCTTGACCATACTTCGCGAAAACAATTCCACTCAATGGTGGATATTCCTTTTACCAGCACTGGGTGCGGCCATCGCAGTCATACTCAGCCATAAAGTTTTCAGAGAATCAGGCGGACATGGAGTTGGGGAAGTTATTGCCAAAGTTGGACTCAAGCAGGGAATCCTGCGGCCGATTAAAATCATCAGCTCTCCTTTGACCAGCCTTCTGACCATCGCCAGTGGCGGGTCTGCCGGCCCTGAAGCACCTGTGGTCGTAAGCGGCTCTGCCATGGGATCAAATCTTTCAAGAATCTGCAAAATGAGCGGTCAATCTAGGATGACCCTTATAGGTTGTGGAGCCGCTGGATCAATTTCAGCAATTTTCAATGCTCCTGTTACAGGAATGATCTTCGCGGTGGAAATTATCCTCGGAGAATGGACCCCGTATCACCTTATCCCCATTGCCATATCATCCGTAGTAGCCACCCAGACCTCACGCATCCTCGAAGGTAATGTAATTCCATTCAGCGATGAATTCGCGCCCATGGGTATTGCAGATCTTGGGAATTCAATTTTACTGGCACTCTTCACTGCGCTTGTATCTGTTTTTTTTGTACGCTCCATACGTCATGTAGGGTCAATCTGCTCAAGCTTTACAAACAAACCATGGGTCAAAGCTGCTGCAGGAGGGCTTGCTGTTGGCATCATCGGTTTTTTCCATCCGCTGGCCCTAGGAGAAGGATACACTTCAATTAAAATGGCTATTCACGGCACACTGCCTGCCGGAGTGGCAGTCATAGCACTTATGGTCCTGCTGCGGATTGCAACGACTTCGCTTACACTGGGTAGCGGCGGTCTGGGTGGAATATTCGCGCCCTGTCTGGTTATAGGCTCACTTTTCGGGGCGCTGTATTACAGGATCATATCGCTGCTGATACCCCAGCATATGATTACCGGGGAAGGGTCTTATGCCCTGCTGGGTATGGCCGGAGTGGTGAGTGGAGTGATGCAGGCACCTTTAACAAGTGTCTTTCTGGTTCTGGAAATCACGCACGGCTATCAGGGAGTGATGCACGTAATGGCGGTAACTTTCCTGTCATCGATGCTCACACACGCTTTCGAACCCTCGTCTTTCTACTTCAAGGATCTGGTTGAGAAAGGTCAATTACTGCGCCCTAAGACTGATGCAAAAATTTTGGCAGACATTGACACGGATGAACTGGTTCATCAGAACCTGACCCATGCCAGTCCGCAAATGACTGTAAGCGAATTTTTAAGAGTCCTGAGTAATACCTCGCAAACCCACGTTCCGATAATAAATGACGAGACCAACGAATTTCTTGGTATGGTAGACGTCATCTCTGCCAGATCTGCCATTCTCGACCCGGAACAACAGCAAAGTAATATCAGCGAAGTAGCCATTGACCGCAATGCGCCGCCAGTGGAGTTGGGATTGGGTGCGGCAGAGATTCTGGAAATTATGAACCGTAGCGGCAAGTCCACCCTGCCTGTTATAAAAGCAGGCATTTTTGCGGGCTTTATAAGCAAGGAAGATATTCTGGCAGCTTACAGAGGAGAGTTGAAATCATATTCAAGTCGCGATAACTTTTTTTAA
- a CDS encoding HD domain-containing phosphohydrolase, with the protein MTDDASQIPGTEEFLQISFNILNTFGNKLPVSLCIYDDEFERVIPLFDKGIRLSDKKQEQVNDYCTDGNLFISKEDYASLAGHISKNLGALLTEHYLNEAVAAEIFYDGVLEKVRTFYSNPIGETLEDLGTVLAIFCEYVWVDPNRWTYFFNTLKRENNLCCHVVNTLFVGTAIYLKILYKPGEKMDLKPLAMGLVLHDLGMTQIPATITEKSSKLLYKERMRMQEHVDISEKMLNRLEIRDEKIKSCVLDHHERIDGHGYPKGRRGDAISLEARVCGISDAFCGMIADRSHRPGLNPILAAIILTESKSKYDPSLTSSLISFIIANNPDMKALLQDKAKMQQLRTIAIQKAAQ; encoded by the coding sequence ATGACCGATGATGCCAGCCAAATCCCGGGAACTGAAGAATTCCTACAGATAAGCTTCAATATATTGAATACATTCGGAAATAAACTACCAGTGTCACTGTGTATTTATGATGATGAATTTGAAAGAGTTATCCCGCTTTTTGACAAAGGCATAAGACTGTCCGACAAAAAACAGGAGCAGGTTAACGATTATTGCACAGATGGCAATTTATTCATATCTAAAGAAGATTATGCCTCTCTTGCAGGACACATCAGCAAAAATCTTGGAGCATTGCTTACCGAACATTATCTTAATGAAGCTGTCGCGGCTGAAATATTTTATGATGGTGTACTGGAAAAAGTTCGAACCTTTTATTCAAACCCTATAGGGGAAACTCTTGAAGATCTTGGAACAGTGCTGGCCATTTTCTGCGAATATGTCTGGGTGGACCCCAATCGATGGACCTACTTTTTCAACACTCTAAAACGCGAGAACAATCTTTGTTGCCACGTTGTTAATACTTTATTTGTAGGCACAGCTATTTACTTAAAAATTCTGTATAAACCAGGCGAAAAGATGGATCTCAAACCTCTTGCAATGGGCCTTGTTCTGCATGATCTTGGTATGACTCAGATACCAGCGACCATAACAGAAAAATCGTCAAAATTACTATATAAAGAAAGAATGCGCATGCAGGAACATGTTGATATCTCGGAAAAAATGCTCAACCGCTTGGAAATCCGTGATGAAAAGATTAAATCCTGCGTACTGGACCATCACGAACGAATTGACGGGCACGGCTATCCCAAAGGGCGACGCGGTGATGCTATTTCTCTAGAAGCGAGAGTCTGTGGAATATCCGATGCTTTCTGCGGAATGATAGCTGACAGGAGCCATCGCCCCGGGCTAAACCCAATCCTCGCCGCCATCATTCTCACTGAAAGCAAATCAAAATACGATCCATCTCTGACCAGCTCCCTCATATCTTTCATCATAGCCAATAATCCCGATATGAAAGCTCTGCTTCAGGACAAAGCAAAAATGCAACAATTACGGACCATAGCTATCCAAAAAGCAGCTCAATAA